The following proteins come from a genomic window of Gimesia chilikensis:
- a CDS encoding prealbumin-like fold domain-containing protein, which yields MGWPEISIEDFPPRRDDEPSSLRQEIIDELSDHFACALNRELLKNPDEQVARGRVLEQFGDPIKVARQLWLEAMKEKIMSQRILTGVSVVMALCGFIVVGLVWSMMKQNERVNLLLLERLDQQAVPAASGSEGMNRIAIRLVQQGDPAKPATGFSGTLTKDDGKAESFSLDVAVDDSGKLDFGKLPWGKYYLKLHAPWDETAILPSFVTIPGRDYSQTIKCPAGPPGEVPVKFQVHWPEGLNDDEWVVLCDFRYPQKGKSPIPYVLKSKRNIQNHFWTFEQNLQEMPRGVYLVNGESRVAACPLGARGNYQDTSAAALKFDTEISIKQGEYHLPVVYLIRKTDLKSLARLSAHPAFDVIAVTPFSNPSMRIENRLRVGTGYSAFVNVSEKLSLGTGLLNALNSPLNNSRAENIHGIQLKEQTMFTAVKGSDNVWEIDLPPREITFSYLENIQDNL from the coding sequence GTGGGCTGGCCTGAGATCAGTATCGAGGATTTTCCGCCGCGACGGGACGATGAGCCGTCGTCATTGCGTCAGGAGATCATCGATGAACTCAGCGACCATTTTGCGTGTGCCCTGAACCGGGAGTTACTCAAAAATCCGGACGAGCAGGTGGCGCGGGGACGCGTGCTGGAGCAGTTTGGCGATCCCATCAAAGTGGCCCGTCAACTCTGGCTGGAAGCGATGAAGGAGAAGATCATGTCACAACGTATTCTGACCGGAGTCTCTGTGGTGATGGCCCTGTGTGGCTTCATCGTGGTGGGGCTGGTGTGGTCGATGATGAAGCAGAACGAACGGGTGAATCTGTTACTCCTGGAGCGGCTGGATCAGCAGGCTGTTCCGGCTGCTTCCGGTTCTGAGGGGATGAACCGGATCGCCATTCGACTGGTGCAGCAGGGTGATCCAGCAAAGCCTGCGACTGGCTTTAGCGGCACATTGACAAAGGATGACGGCAAGGCGGAATCGTTTTCCCTGGATGTGGCAGTTGATGATTCGGGGAAACTCGATTTTGGGAAACTGCCGTGGGGTAAATATTACTTGAAATTACATGCTCCCTGGGACGAAACGGCGATACTGCCGAGTTTTGTGACGATTCCCGGGCGCGATTATTCGCAGACGATCAAATGCCCGGCAGGTCCCCCTGGCGAGGTTCCTGTGAAATTCCAGGTGCACTGGCCGGAAGGGTTGAATGACGACGAGTGGGTGGTGCTGTGTGATTTCCGGTACCCTCAGAAGGGGAAATCACCGATTCCCTATGTGCTCAAGAGCAAGCGAAACATTCAGAATCATTTCTGGACCTTTGAACAAAATCTGCAGGAGATGCCCCGGGGCGTCTATCTGGTCAATGGTGAGAGCCGGGTGGCTGCCTGTCCCCTGGGGGCTCGAGGGAACTATCAGGATACCAGCGCTGCGGCGTTAAAGTTCGACACGGAAATTTCGATAAAGCAGGGGGAGTATCATCTGCCGGTGGTCTACCTGATTCGCAAAACCGATTTGAAAAGCCTTGCCAGGCTGTCTGCGCACCCTGCTTTTGACGTGATTGCCGTGACGCCCTTCAGCAATCCCAGTATGAGAATTGAGAACAGATTGCGCGTCGGCACGGGGTACAGTGCCTTCGTTAATGTCTCAGAGAAGTTGAGCCTGGGGACCGGGTTACTGAATGCTTTAAATAGTCCACTCAACAACAGCAGAGCAGAGAATATTCATGGAATCCAGTTGAAGGAACAAACCATGTTTACTGCTGTCAAAGGAAGCGACAATGTCTGGGAGATTGATCTGCCACCCCGGGAGATTACATTCTCTTATCTCGAAAATATTCAAGACAACCTGTAG